GTGTTATATTATGTATGAGTAAGGCTGTTTTTAGGTTCGACTTCCCTGCCATTGATGTATTGACCATAAGCTGCTTGTGTGGCAAGACAAAAGGCTTTCATCTGGCACTTTTAGAACAATGAGAAATGATAACCTTCAATATTTAGAGAATTTGGTGAATTCTACCCAGTgtaatatcttaattttattttcttaacaatAGTGTTTGAATCTTTAATCACTTCTCCCCATCATTGCCTCTATTATTGTACCGTGTATCAATTTTTCATCTTGACTTCATGCTTTCCCAGATAAAAATTCTGTTATTTCCTTTTTGctgtttttttatgttttattctCCCCCTTTTCATAGTCTTATAAAAGGTTCTGTTCATTGACAGGAGAGCTATTAGATGCTGGAGTAAATCGCAGTCCTAGTGCGTATCTTAATAATCCTGCAGAAGAGCgtaacaaatacaaatatgATGTCGACAAAGAAATGACCCTTTTAAAGTTTGTCGATGATGAGTGGGGTCCAATTGGTAGTTTCAATTGGTTTGCCACTCATGGAACTTCAATGAGCCGTACAAACTCTTTAATAAGTGGGGATAACAAGGGTGCTGCTGCGCGATTTATGGAGGACTGGTTCGAAAATAAGGGTGCTGGTATCTCATATTTTGATGAAAGTGTAGCTGATGAAACCCCTCGGCGAGTCTCAAGTATAATTCCAAACATGCATGATAATCGTAAGTTGTTTTCCATATCAATTAAGTTGTTATTTGACGGCTTAAGCAATGCTTATTTGATCTATGATTTCATAACCATTTCATTTATATAGATTTTGTTTTGGTTAAAGAGTGTGGAGTACCCAGAGTAATCACCTTCCACTTCTCCCCCAAGGAATTTCATCCATTGACACACCTCCTATGAAATTATATTCATGTGATTTCTCTTTCACTCTCACCTGTTATCCCCCTTAATAATTCCACATCTTCTACTTAATAATGTTGTCTACTGCAGACAACCTCTATAAAAAGGGCTCAGCCGATGCACTAGTGTGCCTTGGCTAGTGCAGGAGTAGGGTAGGTTGGGTGCATACATATCCCCATGCATTTTCTCCTCTTTTTGTTTGgtgaggaaaaagaaaaagagaaattttggTCTTTCATTCTGTTATTTTCCTTGATTTATTAGATAAAATCCAATGCTTACCtgatgtataaatttatgcattttgataaaataagcctgattttttcagaaaatatttagataatCGTTTAATAACATTCTGTAACTcttaaaaatactataaaatttgTTTTGCTATATTGTAATCCTTTCTGTGTGATGTCAAGATCCTTGATTTTGTTTCAGTAAGGTAACTGTTCCAAATTTTTGTGAAGATTCATCGAATTTTGTTGTGCTAGCTTAGAGAGTCCTATACTTTTATTGTAGAACTTGATTGGAAACATTTTAATTGGTTATTATGTCGCAGTCTAGCTGAAAGTCTGTTGAAATCTATTAACAGTAAtcttattgaaataaaaacaaaattgagTGATTTCATCTATACAAATTAAAGTATAGAGACCATGTTAGAATCACTGACAAGTTCAATGACTGGGTGAGTTAAgcctattaaaaatatatactaggAGTAGGAAGGGGAAAAGGACATTCTCGCCTTTACTTTTTGGATTTATATGTATTTGCAGACCATGAGCTTCTAGAGCTTGCTGCATCCTTCCAAGCTCCTCCTGGTAGACCAGCTACCAAGATTCTCAATGTTGCAAGACGTGTCAGGAGTTCTCTTAGGCAAGCTGACAAACCTGGATTTGTATCTGCATTTTGTCAAAGCAACTGTGGTGATGTTAGCCCCAATGTGCTCGGAGCCTTCTGCATAGACACTGGGCTACCTTGTGATTTTAATCACAGTACCTGCGGTGGAAAGAATGAGTTGTGCTACGGCCGAGGGCCAGGGTATTCACCTAATTTCTGGTGTTTTGATAATAGAAGATGTCTTTGACCTGTTGCAATGCTAATCTGTACCTTTAACTTGACCTAACAGGTACCCTGATGAGTTTGAAAGTACGCGCATTATTGGGGAGAGGCAATTTAGAAAAGCTGTGGAACTTTTTAACAAGGCATCTGAGGAATTAAATGGGAAGGTTGACTATCGCCACTCTTACATAGACTTCTCCCAGCTCGAGGTAACACTTCCTAAAGAAGGGGGAGGTTCTGAGACAGTAAAAACATGTCCTGCTGCAATGGGATTTGCATTTGCTGCGGGAACAACGGATGGACCTGGAGCTTTTGATTTTAAGCAAGGAGATGATAAAGTACTCAGCTGTTACTATCTTACTGTGTCTGAAATTATCATCTTCTCTTATCATTAAATTCGACATCTGGATTTTGTATGATTGTTTCTGTATTATTGTAGGGAAATACCTTCTGGAGGCTGGTTCGCAACTTCTTGAAAACACCAAATAAGGAACAAATTGATTGTCAGCATCCAAAGCCCATCCTTCTTGACACTGGTGAAATGAAGCAACCATATGACTGGGCAGTAAGTtgcattatttattatacatgTTCTGACAGTAGAATGTGGTTCTAAGTTCCTAAACAGGATGACACTCTGTTCACTTTCAAATTGGACTACTATAAACTTGAGATGATTAGCTTTTAATAGTGATGGTATTTCGGTAAGATGGTTTTGGATCCAGTATTTAGTCTATTTTAATGCCTAAAGgactattatattttctaagaGTGATTAATTTGTTCATGGTTGTGCAGCCTTCAGTGCTTCCAGTCCAGATTGTCCGAGTGGGGCAGTTAGTCATTCTTAGTGTACCAGGAGGTATGAGCTTGCATAATTCCCTTCTCTCTATTTCGTACAAGGTTATTTCCATCACAAGTACATTCACTGTTCATCATTGTAGGGAAATTAATCTCTGAGTTTGGATAGGATGAGAAATTACTGATATATAACTATCATGTATTAAAAACTTGTCAATTTCTCGTAGTTCACTAACTACAATTGTTGATTTGCATTAGTTGTGTTATTACATAGACTAGGGAAGACCAAATGAGGTCAACCTGAGCATAATCCATTTTTTTGTCTTCCGGGGATGTGCAAACGCACTCTAGTACCAATGAGCTTATAGTAGAATTGAGATTTCACTGTTGTATGGTGAAACAAAATTCGAGCATTTATTATCAATTGTTAACTTGAGCATATTAAGATACAATAGGAGGATGTATATAATAAAGTTTTGCTTCAGAGTGGTCCAACTTTGAATGGGCCAGGTTTTAGCCTCTCAACTTGAACCTGTATGCCGGACAATGGACCTATGTTGGCAGTAGCATATATCCCAACATGAATGTGCATGTTGAATCATTCTTGATGAACTTCTGACTTGGAAGTCTATTCAACTGACGggttataataaattattaaaatgatttttcaacACCTTATGTGCTtaggcttttctttttttccttctaaaTCTCGGCAAATATACTTCTCTAAGCTCatgaattttacttttatttcaaaCAGAATTTACAACAATGTCGGGGAGGCATCTTCGAGATGCTGTGAAAACAGTACTCACAAGTGGGAATAGAGAATTTAATAACAATGTTCATGTTGTTATAGCAGGATTGACTAATACTTATTCACAATATGTGACCACCTTTGAAGAGTATGAAGTGCAGAGATATGAAGTGAGtaatcattttaatatgcATACAAATAAAACTAGATTCATTTCTAAATCTATTTGCTGAAATCTCCACAAATGTCGTTTTACATTTAACAAATTATGGTATTCTAAACTACGTCAAAAGCAGGATTCGGCAATTGACCTGTTAGGTTGCCGAATTACTGTATGCACCAAAAAATGTCTCATACTCTCTCATTAATCTAGAAAACCAGCTGGTTCTGTAATGGAAATTTGAGTGAGCTGTCAAGAGCCTGCTGGTAATGCATGATTTAAAACACGCTGTTTCATGCAGCATTATGATGGACTAAGACGCTGGATAATTCTATGAACCTTCAATTAGTATTTATAACATTTCTTTCAGGGctttttttcatatggtaCTTCATTAGCTTTATATAGTACACTGTTCTGAGAAAATGCAACCATACTCAGGGTGCCTCCACTCTATTTGGTCCGCACACACTTAGTGCATACATTCAGGAGTTCAAGAAGTTGGCAAATGCTCTTGTCAGTGGGCAATCTGTGGAGCCTGGTCCACAGCCACCCGATCTCCTTGGTAAGCAAATAAGCTTACTTACACCAGTCGTCATGGATGCAACCCCTGCTGGTGTAAATTTTGGAGATTGCAGCTCTGATGTTCCCAAGAACTCAACCTTCAAGAGAGGTGACACAGTGACGGTTGTTTTCTGGTCAGCATGCCCCCGGAACGACCTCATGACTGAAGGTACATTTGCCCTTGTGGAGATCCTTGAGGGATCGGATACTTGGCTTCCGGCTTacgatgatgatgatttcTGCCTCCGGTTTAAGTGGTCAAGACCTTCGAGACTAAGCACGCGTAGTCAGGCAACCATGGAATGGAGGATTCCTCAGTCAGCCAAACCTGGTGTCTATAGAATAAGACATTTTGGTGCTGCAAAGAGCCTTATGGGTTCAATTCGCCATTTTACCGGTTCATCTAGTGCTTTTGTTGTGGTATAATAGAAGTTATCATATCGATGTACACTCGTGTTCTatctttgtattttattttgaattgtaGATGATATTATTGGGATACTCTTGTATTTTGTACTAATTGACAAAAAATGGCATGAGGTTTATTTTTTGACAAACTACTACTATATGGTTTACTCAGTTAATAATTTACTAGCAAATATACTAACGCCGTTTATTGGCTCTAACggcattttatatttttgtattttcatattatgTGATTTTTCTGGCATTTTCATTGTTGTGCTTTATATTATTTGCTATTTAAATaccttaattaatttatactattattgttttatgatTTGGcactaatataatatgaactatctataacaaatatttatataatatattatatagttataTGCGTGaaaaactcataaatgtaataaatatatttttaaataattattttatttattgaattataaattataaacctaTATATtcttatcatttattttaagctcaaaataattagttaattgtcaaattatttgaaaataattattgtattgtaatcgaatttaatttaagcaatacattataaactattaatgatattaattaatctgatactaaaatatataaaagaaaatatacaatGCATAAAAGtgtcataaatataaaaatatgaaatcacattaaaatcaataaatagtatttttttaataaattattaatggaGTAAATCACACAATAATCATTTGACGTAAAATAAATCACAAGAGAGTTTTTGCCAATGAGTCAACTATGTGACATTTGGTTAGTGGACAACATGGTATTACATTTGTTTGCAATTCAATCTTTTTCTCCCTATATTTATAACTAGACCTATTTATGCACCAACATGCTTAGTATAATGGtaggtatatattttaatttgaataaggTTTTAAGTTCGGTTCCTTTTTTCTAACTTataataggaaaagaaaatagatatATTAATTCATGGGTACAGGTTGAAATTAGGTTGGGCTTGATCGGGTATGAGTATTTAAGTTTTGGCTACTAATCTTATCGCACAAGCTCAATTTAGCCCAAACCTTAGTACAATTGTTGAGTAAGGAACCACtaatatttgtataaaatttCTAACTAAAACCCATTAAAGGTCGCATGCACTGTCTAATTATAATTatgctaataataatttcttaaatatattttagatatctaaacttaaatagaatattagaattaaaagagTTAGTTCTATAATTACTTAAGGtgtttattgtattttatcttattaaaaataagtcatttgtatttagatttttaaattaaattaatataatcttacaatatttgtgaatcttaactttttgtaataatatattaattttatttattagtaactataaaattaattgttataaattggtctaatgatattaaaaatttaaatttttacgtCATATTGTAAACTtgattaatctttttaaaaaagtgaATGTATTACACATTACATACGAGTTACTAAGTTCAGGTTACagataaataagaaagttaatgacaaatgaaaattatgaatcaaaaagaagaatgaaGAATGAAGTAATTTTTGTCCTTACTTTCATAGCATTAAGAGGGTAGTATCAAATTTTAACCGAAATTTTGATTTAGCTATAATTACAATCAATTAGTCAAATAAAGTTATTTAcgtaaaagttttaaaaatgagCCAAATTTGCAGAAAgacaattttttttgaatttttaatgtcATTAGGCCATATAAATTTTACGagagataaatatattaatttatagatatatttactatatattatGATGTCTCGTAAAGGTTTTACAGGTTTACaggttaaaataataatttaattcattttacatataaaatgacctaattattattattcattctTACTAAAGgaaatattagattaaatttttttatattttattcattttcttaaaaaaatttattcattatcttttaaattttaaaaattattatttttagaatacttaatacctttcttttttattctcttattgTTTTAAGGTgaaagaatatattatttttgaagtgaatgtacaaaaataaaataataagtaaatgatatttaattttctttaatttttatttgaatgaatgaaaaaaataaaataactctttatcttttgaaaaataaataaaattttaaaataagtagtgctgaaaattgataaaaataaaacaaatttaaaaaaaatattattttaaaaaaagatattttaaattaatttattatttaaaataagtcaaataagcgctttaaattataaaatcagtTAAAAACTctgttattaaatatttttagcagatttaaacacttaattaaatcaatagaaaaattaaaatattaaatttataatttttccagataataataatgttttcACAGTGCTAAGTCGTATGCGACGACGTCGTTTCCAGTCATCTCTTTCTTTAAGGTAAAGCGAAGAGAATTTGAAGATCCAAACAAGACCGTTCTACCCTTTTAAACAGTAGTTGCAATTTTATCCGATCTTCATAGATTTCTTCtttactaatttttcttttattttttgaatttaactGGTTAAGCAAAGCAAAGAGAGTTTCGATCGAGAAGGAAATGTCGGTGCAAGAGTACCTAGACAAACACATGCTCTCTAGAAAAATCGAAGACGCCGTTAATGCCGCCGTCAGAGCCAAAGCTCCCGATCCCGTCCTCTTCATTGTAAgaaatttaccttttaatttttttttaaattttcttcctgcgttttaattctattaatactATTAAGTTCATTTTGAACAGTCAAATCACATGAGAAAAGCGGTTCCGTCAGTGATAACGAAGATTAAAGCTCGACAGATACTTGATAGTAGAGGAATTCCAACTGTTGAAGTCGACTTGTTTACTAATAAAGGAATGTTTCGTGCGTCCACTCCTAGCGGCGATGTTACTGGCATGTATGTATCTATGGTTTCTTCAATTCAATTAcctgttttttttatttgttgaatTTCTGTGTACATTAGGAACAGTAATGAAGCATATCTTGTGAATTCTGTTTGCACGTTCAGTAACTTATTATGTGGGCCTTGTTGTGCAAagagttaaagaaaaaatgtgCAAGAGTTGAATTCCTGCAAAAATCATGTTTAATTATGTCATgatgtttatttctttcaaaatgcaTCATCTTTTTCTGAGTTGTTGAAAGTATTGAGTTTTAGCAACTACAAGGTTCAGAACGTactaaatatgattatattgGATTGGATTCTTGTATTTTTAGACTTACAAAAGCACACTCATTAAGGatctaaaagaaatgaattcaTGCCAAAAGTGATatgattttgaaataattttaatttgatccCATTGGACTCTGGCTAAAggtattaatttaaatagccTAGAGAAAGAAGGATTATGTGATAACTTTTTCCTTGTTTGAGTTAATAGGTATGAGGCTACTGAATTGCGTGATGGAGACAAAGGAACAtatcttgggaatagtgtGACAAGAGCTGTTAAGAATGTTAATGAGAAAATATCCGAAGCATTAATTGGTATGGATCCGACGCTTCAGTCTCAGATTGATCAGGCCATGATTGACTTGGATAGAACCGAAAAGAAGGTactgttctttttctttccgaTTCTCACCTTGATTCTTTGTTAGACTTTTACATGATAACATTAGAGTATTACAATTCAAGGCTGGCTATATACTTGTCTGAACTTTTGTCTTGatgaatgttttattttaaccTTCTTGGTAATTACTGGCATCGAAACAACCTTGAGGGAATTGTTGTATAGGATGATACTTCTAGTTTAAGGATCAATACTTGTGGTTCATCctgtttttaattatttgaatctAGTTTATTCTGATAGGATC
The Ricinus communis isolate WT05 ecotype wild-type chromosome 1, ASM1957865v1, whole genome shotgun sequence DNA segment above includes these coding regions:
- the LOC8279786 gene encoding neutral ceramidase 1, with amino-acid sequence MEAFSPFILHFWCWVCLVVFLLKSGIVKSDSKYLIGLGSYDITGPAADVNMMGYANTDQIASGVHFRLRARTFIVAEPQGNRVVFVNLDACMASQIVTIKVLERLKARYGDLYTEKNVAISGIHTHAGPGGYLQYVVYIVTSLGFVRQSFDALVDGIEKSIVQAHKNLRPGSIFVNKGELLDAGVNRSPSAYLNNPAEERNKYKYDVDKEMTLLKFVDDEWGPIGSFNWFATHGTSMSRTNSLISGDNKGAAARFMEDWFENKGAGISYFDESVADETPRRVSSIIPNMHDNHHELLELAASFQAPPGRPATKILNVARRVRSSLRQADKPGFVSAFCQSNCGDVSPNVLGAFCIDTGLPCDFNHSTCGGKNELCYGRGPGYPDEFESTRIIGERQFRKAVELFNKASEELNGKVDYRHSYIDFSQLEVTLPKEGGGSETVKTCPAAMGFAFAAGTTDGPGAFDFKQGDDKGNTFWRLVRNFLKTPNKEQIDCQHPKPILLDTGEMKQPYDWAPSVLPVQIVRVGQLVILSVPGEFTTMSGRHLRDAVKTVLTSGNREFNNNVHVVIAGLTNTYSQYVTTFEEYEVQRYEGASTLFGPHTLSAYIQEFKKLANALVSGQSVEPGPQPPDLLGKQISLLTPVVMDATPAGVNFGDCSSDVPKNSTFKRGDTVTVVFWSACPRNDLMTEGTFALVEILEGSDTWLPAYDDDDFCLRFKWSRPSRLSTRSQATMEWRIPQSAKPGVYRIRHFGAAKSLMGSIRHFTGSSSAFVVV